One window of the Rosa rugosa chromosome 3, drRosRugo1.1, whole genome shotgun sequence genome contains the following:
- the LOC133737767 gene encoding uncharacterized protein LOC133737767, with the protein MDLDPCSSNYTSIQVLCPITEIAFIRLLRGEDQTCPIQILDEAAVQNIFLKSLDNYIKWCNYLCIQPVWSNLQSVRKEKKLLFVSMYCLIWAEAANMDKSWMHADRRSLKFKIGLEDFLKFALANARDISKICCPCLKCCNNDEFSVGVIKDHIYFNGIDVRYKQWKWHGEPSAMNADILGESETVDMGADFGIGDEDDEISSDSNEFLRFVEDGDKPLYPGCTKTTKLNGLIQTFNLKAKHGMTDSCYSDMLIMIGMLLPEGNEVPGSVYEAKKTLAALGMGYERIHACPNDCILYRGQHAEATSCPTCGESRWKLGRDNTNKEGVPGKVLWYFPPIPRFKRMFQSTKTAKDLTWHANDRKTDGMMRHPADSPTWKLVDTKWLEFGSEPRNLRLALSSDGFNPHSSLSSRYSCWPVILVTYNLPPCLCMKRKHMMLTLLISGPKQPGNDIDVYLQPLIDDLKLLWVGVEVYDALRGESFKLKAVLFWTINDFPAYGNLSGSITKGYNACPVCVDETRPYRLKHSNKMAFMRHRRFLPRHHPYRRQAAAFDNTIEEDVAPSPLSGEEMLSRVEGLNIPFGKKKPCPPHKGVEAKNRPCWKKKSVFFELDYWKHLPVRHILDVMHIEKNCCDAILGTVLNIPGKTKDGAASRLDMVDMGIRTDLKPTPGPKRAKLPLASWNLLLDEKKILCSSFFNMTVPVRFCSNIRNLVSMEDLRLVGLKSHDCHTIMQILLPVALRSVLEKPVRYAIIRFCLFFKAICSKVIDVSKLQQMQADLIDTVCLLEKFFPPSFFDVMIHLTVHLVREVELCGPVFLRWMYPFERYMKVFKGYVRSRHFPEGCIAENYIVEEAIEFCSERMLREDNTTVGIPSKSLSGLCNGCKPLSGATMVIVSAKELQLAHLCVLRNTEDAIPYFKEHMELLELTFPKFMKNKRWLREKQNATFGDWLKERVANAMSIPDNDVSETMRWMAGGPRHEVPTFSGYHVSGVDFNTKSRDNVRSVQNSGVFLLADAMQVASAKDRKPRTDDMDFYGVIKTIWEVDYYKFRVPLFKCDWVESSRGVKVDDLGFTLVKLNRIGHLNDPFVLATHVKQVFYIEDPLDAEWTDKGVKAFQTDCFVTRLLQI; encoded by the exons ATGGACCTTGATCCCTGCTCTAGCAATTACACAAGCATTCAAGTTCTCTGCCCCATTACTGAGATTGCATTCATCAGATTGCTCAGAGGAGAAGATCAAACATGTCCTATCCAG ATATTGGATGAGGCTGCGgtgcaaaatatatttttaaagtCCCTAGACAACTATATAAAGTGGTGTAACTACTTGTGCATTCAGCCAGTTTGGAGCAA TTTGCAGTCAGTTAGGAAGGAGAAAAAGCTACTGTTTGTTTCCATGTACTGTTTGATCTGGGCTGAAGCAGCCAAT ATGGATAAATCATGGATGCATGCTGATAGAAGATCATTGAAGTTTAAGATAGGACTTGAAGACTTTCTTAAGTTCGCTTTAGCAAATGCACGCGACATATCAAAAATATGCTGTCCTTGTTTGAAGTGTTGTAACAATGATGAATTTTCTGTTGGAGTGATCAAGGACCATATATACTTTAATGGTATTGATGTTAGATATAAGCAATGGAAATGGCATGGAGAACCTTCTGCCATGAATGCCGATATATTAGGTGAATCCGAAACAGTAGATATGGGTGCTGATTTTGGGATaggggatgaagatgatgagatTTCGAGTGACTCGAATGAGTTTCTTAGGTTTGTAGAGGATGGAGATAAGCCTTTGTATCCGGGTTGTACTAAGACTACAAAGTTAAATGGTTTGATACAAACGTTCAATTTGAAGGCAAAACACGGAATGACAGACTCTTGTTATTCTGACATGCTAATCATGATTGGCATGTTGCTGCCTGAAGGGAATGAGGTACCTGGGTCTGTATATGAGGCTAAGAAAACACTTGCTGCATTGGGCATGGGCTATGAAAGGATTCATGCTTGTCCAAATGATTGCATCCTTTATAGAGGGCAGCATGCAGAAGCAACAAGTTGTCCAACCTGTGGTGAATCACGTTGGAAACTGGGTAGAGATAATACTAATAAGGAAGGGGTGCCTGGGAAGGTCTTGTGGTACTTCCCACCAATCCCAAGATTCAAACGGATGTTCCAATCGACCAAGACAGCTAAGGATTTGACTTGGCATGCCAATGATAGGAAAACAGATGGAATGATGAGGCATCCAGCAGATTCCCCGACTTGGAAGTTAGTTGACACAAAGTGGCTAGAATTTGGTAGCGAACCGAGGAACCTTAGGCTAGCCCTTTCCTCAGATGGGTTTAATCCCCACAGTTCATTAAGTAGCCGATACTCTTGCTGGCCTGTTATTCTTGTTACATATAACCTTCCTCCTTGTCTATGCATGAAGAGGAAGCACATGATGTTAACATTGTTAATATCTGGACCCAAACAGCCGGGAAATGATATTGACGTTTATTTGCAGCCTTTGATAGATGATTTGAAACTACTGTGGGTTGGGGTTGAAGTGTATGATGCCCTTAGAGGAGAGTCCTTCAAACTGAAGGCAGTCCTATTTTGGACTATTAACGACTTTCCCGCATATGGGAACCTCTCGGGCAGCATTACCAAAGGATACAATGCTTGTCCAGTTTGTGTTGATGAAACCCGACCATACAGGTTGAAGCATAGTAACAAAATGGCATTCATGAGACATCGCAGATTTTTGCCAAGACATCATCCATATCGAAGGCAGGCTGCAGCTTTTGACAATACCATAGAGGAAGATGTCGCTCCTTCACCATTAAGTGGAGAGGAGATGTTGTCAAGAGTTGAAGGTCTGAACATAccatttgggaaaaaaaaaccttgtCCCCCTCACAAGGGTGTTGAAGCGAAAAACAGACCttgctggaaaaaaaaatcGGTTTTCTTTGAACTTGATTACTGGAAACATCTTCCAGTGAGACACATTCTCGATGTGATGCACATTGAGAAGAATTGTTGCGATGCTATTCTTGGAACCGTATTGAACATTCCCGGGAAGACCAAGGATGGAGCTGCTTCTCGTTTGGACATGGTTGATATGGGCATCAGAACTGATTTGAAGCCTACACCTGGTCCGAAAAGGGCAAAGTTGCCTTTGGCGAGTTGGAACTTGCTGCTAGATGAgaagaaaatattatgctcTTCATTTTTCAACATGACGGTTCCTGTGCGCTTTTGCTCAAACATAAGGAATCTGGTTTCAATGGAAGATTTGAGACTCGTTGGTCTTAAATCACATGATTGCCACACTATTATGCAGATTCTTCTCCCTGTGGCATTAAGATCAGTTTTAGAAAAGCCAGTTAGGTATGCTATTATTCGGTTCTGCCTATTCTTCAAGGCAATTTGTAGTAAGGTGATAGATGTTTCAAAACTTCAACAGATGCAAGCTGACCTTATTGATACAGTTTGCTTGCTTGAAAAGTTCTTCCCACCTTCGTTTTTCGATGTAATGATTCATTTAACAGTTCATCTTGTTAGAGAAGTAGAGTTATGTGGTCCGGTGTTTCTTCGATGGATGTACCCATTTGAGAGGTACATGAAAGTGTTCAAAGGGTATGTGAGAAGTCGCCATTTTCCTGAGGGGTGTATTGCTGAGAATTATATTGTTGAAGAGGCTATAGAGTTTTGCTCAGAACGTATGCTCCGTGAAGATAATACCACTGTGGGAATTCCATCAAAAAGCTTATCTGGACTGTGTAATGGATGCAAGCCTTTATCAGGCGCAACCATGGTGATCGTTTCTGCAAAGGAGTTACAACTTGCACACCTGTGTGTATTACGGAACACTGAAGATGCCATTCCATACTTCAA GGAGCATATGGAATTGTTGGAGTTAACTTTCCCTAAGTTCATGAAAAACAAGAGGTGGTTGAGGGAAAAACAGAATGCGACATTTGGAGATTGGTTAAAGGAAAGG GTTGCAAATGCAATGAGTATTCCCGACAATGATGTTTCAGAAACAATGAGGTGGATGGCTGGCGGCCCAAGGCATGAAGTGCCAACCTTTAGTGGATACCATGTCAGTGGAGTTGATTTCAACACCAAATCCCGGGACAATGTCAGATCAGTTCAGAACAGTGGTGTTTTTTTACTTGCCGATGCAATGCAAGTTGCAAGTGCAAAGGATCGAAAGCCCAGAACTGATGATATGGACTTCTACGGTGTAATTAAAACAATATGGGAGGTTGACTATTACAAATTTAGGGTACCATTGTTTAAATGCGATTGGGTAGAGAGTTCTAGGGGCGTCAAAGTAGACGATCTTGGGTTTACTTTGGTGAAACTGAATAGGATAGGCCATTTAAATGATCCGTTTGTCTTAGCTACGCATGTGAAACAAGTTTTTTATATTGAAGACCCCCTCGATGCTGAATG GACTGACAAAGGTGTGAAAGCCTTTCAAACAGATTGTTTCGTAACAAGGTTGCTGCAAATTTGA
- the LOC133741324 gene encoding uncharacterized protein LOC133741324 translates to MNLPLGLHQIENLNGSNFKRWKQDIELHLGMIDYDHVLKEDPPAEPTPTTSKDVKDRYHQWHKHNRLTLVILKKFMTEAVRGSIPESEYAREYFKNVEEKFKVSDKAEIGNLMNTLITMKFDGVGSVREYIMKGIDVAAKLKALNLNIEETFLVHLLLNSLPQQYSQMQSNYNTQKEKWTMNELISICVQEEDRIKKGKSIGINFVSKPQFKKRFSSKSNQSGASSSKVSQGSGV, encoded by the coding sequence ATGAACCTCCCTTTAGGACTTCATCAAATTGAAAACTTGAATGGATCAAATTTTAAGCGATGGAAGCAAGACATAGAGCTGCATCTAGGCATGATAGACTATGACCATGTCCTTAAGGAAGACCCACCAGCTGAACCAACACCTACTACCAGCAAGGATGTGAAAGATAGGTACCATCAGTGGCACAAACACAACAGATTAACCCTAGTAATCTTGAAGAAATTTATGACAGAAGCTGTGAGAGGGAGTATACCCGAGTCTGAATATGCTAGGGAATATTTCAAAAATGTAGAGGAGAAATTTAAGGTGTCAGATAAGGCTGAGATTGGAAACCTGATGAACACCCTCATTACCATGAAATTCGATGGAGTTGGAAGCGTCAGAGAGTATATAATGAAGGGTATTGATGTAGCAGCAAAACTCAAGGCCCTTAATCTTAACATAGAAGAAACCTTCCTGGTACATTTGCTTTTGAATTCTCTGCCTCAACAATATAGTCAGATGCAGTCTAACTATAATACACAGAAGGAGAAGTGGACTATGAATGAATTAATTTCTATATGTGTTCAAGAAGAGGATAGAATTAAGAAGGGAAAGAGCATAGGAATCAACTTTGTCAGCAAGCCTCAGTTTAAGAAAAGGTTCAGCAGCAAATCAAACCAATCAGGTGCCTCATCTTCTAAAGTTTCTCAGGGCTCAGGGGTCTAG